In Beggiatoa leptomitoformis, the genomic window TTCTTAAGTGGGGTTTATTTGGCTTCTACCTTGATTCTTTTGGCTTGAACCTTTAACCCTTCTTATTTGATGACAGGCTCTAATATCAAATTTTTTATCAAGAATTTTGATTTTCTGTATCGTCATGTTCATTTTACCTTTTGTAATAGGACATTAAAAATAGCCTCCGCCAAAGCGCGAATTACAGGCACACAAACACTGTTGCCAAACTGCCGATACGCTTGCGTATCACTTACCACAATCATAAAATCTTCAGGAAACCCCTGTAGGCGACAAGCCTCACGGGGTGTTAACTTACGGGGATTTTTACCTTGTTGAGCAATCAAAATTTCCGAACCATCTTTATAATAGCGCGCAGAAATAGTGCTGGTATATGCAGAATTCGCATCAAATAAAGAATACCCAAAACCGTTACCCTTTTGTAAATGTTCTAGTTTACGCCGCTGATGCCCATCCCATAACTTATCTGAAAGTGTATATTTTTCATCAACATTAGCTTCCAAAATATCGCCTAATTTGACTTTGCATTTTGGCGGAGTGGGAAATTCAAAATCCAATGGCTCTCGAAAACCAATAATATAAATCCGCTCGCGATTTTGAGGAACACCAAAATCTTTAGCATTTAAAACTTCAGCATAAACTATGTAACCTAACTCATTTAATGTATTTTTAACGACGCGAAAAGTATTGCCTTTATCGTGATTTTTAAAGCCTTTCACATTCTCCAAAAATACCACTTTTGGCTGGTGATGCTTCACAATACGGACAATGTCAAAAAACAAAGTGCCGCGTACATCTTCAAAACCTTTTTTCAGTCCTGCATGAGAAAATGGCTGACAGGGAAAACCTGCAAGTAAAACATCAAATTGAGGAATTTCAGTTTCATTAATTAGGGTAATATCGCCCACAGGTGATTCACCATAATTTGCTTGATAGCTTTGTGCTGAAAACTTATCGATTTCTGAAGAAAACACGAACTGTGCATATTCTTTAAATGCTTGTTGAAAACCTGTCCGAATGCCACCAATACCCGCAAACAAATCAATAACTTTATACACACGTACGACGTTGGATTCGATACGATATTCAAAACTTAACTGCTTAAATTCATTTGCCAAAATTAAATACTCTTAATTTTATAGAACCTATTTGAAGTCTTTAAAAGAAAACCATTCATTTAATCATTAGTGTGATAGAACACAATTTTAGTTTCGCATTTGCATTCTCAAAAGATTGTTCAACGTTTTTAATCCTCGATTTATTCCCTACCCAGATATTAGACCTTTCAACTACCATATTACTATAATGAGGACAAAACCTGCTCATTCCTAAAATATTTAGGTTAATCAATCCTATGTTATTAATATTCTTCATTATGGTGTGTAAATATCAATGGTATCAAACAAGACGTAATAAGCCTACTTCTGGGGGTAGGTTTGTCTTTTCTGGATTGGTAATTATTTTAATCAATGATTTAATAATTGCCCATTTTGCATTGTTTACTTGGATATGGGTTTGCGAGAAATTTACCCTAAAAAGAAGATTCTGATTAAATTTTATTTAAATGCTGTACTGTCTTAACTAATTAAGTTATGTTCTTCAGTCCGTTTTAAGCACTATCATCTATACTCTCCTTTCAAATCAAATTGGTTTCTCACTCATTACCTATACGCTATGTGGGCATTTTTACATAAACTTTCCTCTCCGCCTTATTTCTACAGTTTTGCAGGTCGTTTGATTCCTTATGTGGGTTGGACTTGCGCTGTTCTACTACTGATTGGTTTATATCAAGCCTTAATCGTCGCACCTGTCGATTATCAACAAGGACATAGTTATCGAATTATGTTTGTACATGTGCCTGCAGCATGGATGGGTATGTTTATTTATGCGTTTATGGCCGTTTCTGCCGCAATTGGTATTATTTGGAAAATTAAACTTGCGGATATTATGGCGGCATGTGCAGCACCGATTGGGGCTTCCTTCGCCTTACTTGCTTTAGCAACAGGGTCTTTATGGGGAAAACCTATGTGGGGAACGTGGTGGGCATGGGATGCACGACTCACTTCTACATTAATCATGTTTTTTCTGTATTTAGGAATTATTGCGTTAAATTCTGCGATTGAGGATAAGCGTAACGCTGCACGGGCAAGTGGTATCTTAGCCATTGTTGGTGCTGTTAATTTACCGATTATTAAGTTTTCTGTAGATTGGTGGAACAGTTTGCATCAAGGTTCAACTATCAGTATTTTAAAGATGAAATCCAATATTGATATTAGTATGTTGATTCCTTTGTTGATTATGGCGATTGCATTTAAATTATTTTTTGTATTGGTTTTGTTGATGCGAGCGCGCAATGAGGTGTTAGAACGTGAAAAAAACAGTAAATGGGTGGAATCTCTCTTATTGACACCCGTTACGTTGACAACGGCATCTAATCCATCGGTTGTTAAAGAATAAGAGAGCGGGTATTAATCAATGAATGATTTTTTTAATATGGGCGGTTACGCCTTTTATGTCTGGACAAGTTATGGATTGGCTTTTTTAATTTTAGGAGCTAATTTGTTGATTCCCTTGAGTCATAAGCGTGAGTTATTGCAAACGTTAGCGCGACGAGCTAGAAGGAAAGAAAATGGCTAATAGTTTTATCACTATGACAAAAAAACACAAGCAACGTCTTGTTATTGTATTTTTGATTATTGCTGGGGTTGGCGCAACGGTTGGGTTAGCGGTGAGTGCCTTTAGTGAGAATATGTTGTTTTTCTTTACGCCAAGTGAAATTTTGGCAGGCAAAGCACCCGCAGATAAAACAATTCGTATCGGTGGCATGGTCACAACAGGCAGTTTGCAACGGGCAAAGGATAGTTTAACCGTGCAATTTACAGTAACTGATACGGTAAAAACCATGATGGTTGAATATACAGGGATTTTGCCTGATTTGTTTCGTGAAGGACAAGGCGTTGTTGCAATTGGTAAATTATCCAGTGATGGGGTGTTTAAAGCCTCTGAGGTGTTGGCAAAGCATGATGAGAAATATATGCCGCCTGAAGCCGCTAGCGCGATTAAAGCCGCGCAGTTAGAAAAAGCTAAAGCCCCGCAATAAGCGGTTTTCCTTCTTTTTTCTTTTACTTGTGTTTATTTATGATTCCAGAACTTGGTCATTTCGCTTTAATTCTCGCTTTGTGTTTGGCGATGGTGCAATTGTTTTTCCCTTTGGTGGGTGCAACACGCAATATTCCTAACTGGATGGCGGTGGCGCGTCCTGCGGCGGTGGGGCAATTGGTGTTTATTTTATTGGCCTATTGCTGTTTAACTTATGCTTTTATTACAAATGATTTTTCCGTTAGCTATGTTGCACAAAATTCTAATTCACAATTACCGCTTATTTATCGCATTGTGAGCGTGTGGGGTGGACATGAGGGGTCATTATTATTGTGGGTGATGACCTTAGGATTTTGGACGGTAGCTGTTGCCATTATTAGCCGTCATTTACCCATCGCAACCCTTGCGCGGGTGTTGAGTGTTATGGGTTTTATCAGCGCGGGGTTTTTATTGTTTCTAATTGTTACGTCTAATCCATTTGACCGTTTGGCTGTTGCGCCTGCTAATGGGCGCGATTTAAATCCGTTATTACAAGACCCCGGTTTAATTATCCATCCACCCATGTTGTATATGGGTTACGTTGGTTTTTCCGTTGCATTTAGTTTTGCAATAGCAGCATTGCTGAGTGGACAGCTAGACAGTGCGTGGACGCGGTGGTCACGCCCTTGGACACTGATTGCGTGGATGTTTTTAACGGTAGGTATTGCGTTGGGTAGTTGGTGGGCATATTACGAATTGGGGTGGGGCGGTTGGTGGTTTTGGGACCCTGTGGAGAATGCGTCTTTTATGCCTTGGCTGGTAGGGACAGCATTAATTCATTCGTTGGCAGTTACTGAAAAACGCGGTGCTTTTAAGAGCTGGACGGTATTGCTTGCTATTATTACCTTTTCTCTTAGCTTATTAGGAACGTTTTTAGTTCGTTCAGGTGTGCTAACGTCGGTTCATGCGTTTGCGACTGACCCTGAAAGAGGGATTTTTATTCTTGCTTTTTTGGGTACGGTAATTGGAATTTCTTTATTACTTTACGCATGGCGTGCGCCAAAAATGGGTAAAGGTGGACATTTTGATTTATTTTCTAAAGAAACATTGTTGTTGTTGAATAATGTATTTCTTGTAGTTGCTGCCGCGTGTATTTTATTGGGAACATTATACCCACTCTTTTTAGACGCATTGAATTTAGGAAAAATTTCTGTCGGCCCGCCTTATTTTGATAAAGTCTTTTTCTTTCTTATCGCACCCTTAATGTTGTTGTTAGGATTTGGTTCATTAACCCATTGGAAAAGTGATAATCCACGCAGAGTAATCAAGCAATTGTGGTTTTTATTGTTGATGAGTATTGTGTTAGGTGTTGCCGTCCCTGTTTTTTATTTGGGTGAAGCAGGCTTAGTCGTTTTTCCCGGTCTTGCGGTTGCATTTTGGATTTTATTCACAGTGGTTAAGGATATACGTGAAAAAATAAGAAATAAACCAACT contains:
- the ccmD gene encoding heme exporter protein CcmD, whose translation is MNDFFNMGGYAFYVWTSYGLAFLILGANLLIPLSHKRELLQTLARRARRKENG
- a CDS encoding heme ABC transporter permease, with translation MKLCSSVRFKHYHLYSPFKSNWFLTHYLYAMWAFLHKLSSPPYFYSFAGRLIPYVGWTCAVLLLIGLYQALIVAPVDYQQGHSYRIMFVHVPAAWMGMFIYAFMAVSAAIGIIWKIKLADIMAACAAPIGASFALLALATGSLWGKPMWGTWWAWDARLTSTLIMFFLYLGIIALNSAIEDKRNAARASGILAIVGAVNLPIIKFSVDWWNSLHQGSTISILKMKSNIDISMLIPLLIMAIAFKLFFVLVLLMRARNEVLEREKNSKWVESLLLTPVTLTTASNPSVVKE
- a CDS encoding heme lyase CcmF/NrfE family subunit, which produces MIPELGHFALILALCLAMVQLFFPLVGATRNIPNWMAVARPAAVGQLVFILLAYCCLTYAFITNDFSVSYVAQNSNSQLPLIYRIVSVWGGHEGSLLLWVMTLGFWTVAVAIISRHLPIATLARVLSVMGFISAGFLLFLIVTSNPFDRLAVAPANGRDLNPLLQDPGLIIHPPMLYMGYVGFSVAFSFAIAALLSGQLDSAWTRWSRPWTLIAWMFLTVGIALGSWWAYYELGWGGWWFWDPVENASFMPWLVGTALIHSLAVTEKRGAFKSWTVLLAIITFSLSLLGTFLVRSGVLTSVHAFATDPERGIFILAFLGTVIGISLLLYAWRAPKMGKGGHFDLFSKETLLLLNNVFLVVAAACILLGTLYPLFLDALNLGKISVGPPYFDKVFFFLIAPLMLLLGFGSLTHWKSDNPRRVIKQLWFLLLMSIVLGVAVPVFYLGEAGLVVFPGLAVAFWILFTVVKDIREKIRNKPTVWQGLRDLPRGFYGMTIAHLGVAVFVVGVTLTNAYSVEQDVRLEPNVELDVAAHHFIFEKIEQVDGPNYKAERATVRVQKDGEDVAVLHPEKRNYLVRSMPMTEAGIDAGLFRDIYVSMGEPLGGGAWSVRIYYKPFIRWIWLGALFMAFAGFLSATDRRYRRIAEKTVKKTEAQFTQPVVV
- the ccmE gene encoding cytochrome c maturation protein CcmE, encoding MANSFITMTKKHKQRLVIVFLIIAGVGATVGLAVSAFSENMLFFFTPSEILAGKAPADKTIRIGGMVTTGSLQRAKDSLTVQFTVTDTVKTMMVEYTGILPDLFREGQGVVAIGKLSSDGVFKASEVLAKHDEKYMPPEAASAIKAAQLEKAKAPQ
- a CDS encoding DNA cytosine methyltransferase; its protein translation is MANEFKQLSFEYRIESNVVRVYKVIDLFAGIGGIRTGFQQAFKEYAQFVFSSEIDKFSAQSYQANYGESPVGDITLINETEIPQFDVLLAGFPCQPFSHAGLKKGFEDVRGTLFFDIVRIVKHHQPKVVFLENVKGFKNHDKGNTFRVVKNTLNELGYIVYAEVLNAKDFGVPQNRERIYIIGFREPLDFEFPTPPKCKVKLGDILEANVDEKYTLSDKLWDGHQRRKLEHLQKGNGFGYSLFDANSAYTSTISARYYKDGSEILIAQQGKNPRKLTPREACRLQGFPEDFMIVVSDTQAYRQFGNSVCVPVIRALAEAIFNVLLQKVK